The following DNA comes from Tunturibacter psychrotolerans.
CCAGCGTGCCGGAAATAATCTCCGGCGGTGCGGGCGGCTGGAGCTCGCGGGGCAACCGCGATGCAACTCCGAAGCCAGTAAGCCATACGCAGTCGGCGTCGTCGACGAGCACGTTTTCAGGCTTGATGTCCTTATGTATGAGTCCGTGCCGATGGACTTGGCAGAGCGCCGCCGTCAAGCCGATCGCGATGCGCAGGGCGCGGGTCAGATCGAGCGGTTGTCCCTGGCCTCGCTCAAGAATCAGATCCAGAGGATCACCGCCAGGGTCTTTGAGTACGAGGATCGCTCGCCCTTCGTGACGAGTGAGCGCCAGAGGCTTGGCTGCCCATGCGGAATCGACTTCGCCTGCGAGCGAGTATTCGTGCTCCAGCCGCCGGAGACTCTGAGGCGATGGGTGTTCTGCCGCGAGCGCCACTACCAGAACGGGGGATGGGTTGTCCTGCTGCCGGCCGCGGTAAAGGGTGAAGTCCGCAGCTTCCCGGAGGGGTACGAGCACGTACCCAGAAGGCTTTGTTCCGGAAGGTGTCCTCGTCGCCACGGCTGCAGCTCCCAGATCCCGCGCGTCTTGCGAAAATGGAATCCCAAGTGGCAATGTAGTCATGTGGATCCCCCGAGCCAATTGCGCTTATGGCAGTCGCAGTCTTTCCGTATTCGAGCTTCGAATTGTCTCGGGCGTTCAGGGATTGCTACGTGCCTTCGCTTGGATCGAGCCATGTCTGCCATGCTCGATACTTTTGAAGTGAGTATCAAGGAAGGTTCGGAAGATTGTATCCCCCAAAGGAATGGATTTTCAACGCCAGTGACTGGTGCGTATCGGATACCACTATTTAGGGGATTTGATGCCCAAGCATGTGTACAGCATCCAGCGATTGCCGGTCACATGACGTTCTGCTCTCCGTGCGCTTCGGGCACGTACAGCTATCAACAGCTAGCCTCAGGTTCAGGAGCCAGGCAACTGGCTGAGTCCTCGTCATTTTGCCGAAAAGGCAGCACGAAGAATTGATGTAGTCCATTTTGCTTCAGTTGTTTACGAATGGCCCTCGCCATGCCTACCCGGATACTGCAGGAACGTGGATTCGCGAATCTGTTACCGGTGATGAGTTGATAAAGAGGAGCAAGTAATGACTTCTTCACCTTCCATCCGGATTACTCGCGCTTTCAATGGGATTGGCGTTGTCTATGCCGACCGCTTCGCCACGCGGGGCCATGCTCTCGTATCGGTAGCCCACGACCGCGCCCGAAAGGAATGGTCAACCAATGTTGAGGATTGAAAAGGAGTCGGACGGAGACACTACGAGCCTGCGGTTCAGTGGCCGAATTCAATCGGACAATATCGCCAACATACGGGCTCAAATGGACGATCACAACGTTCACATACTCCTGGACTTGGGTGAGGTCACTCTTGTGGACGTTGAGGTTGTACGATTCTTAAGTGACTGCGAGAACGGGGGGATTGCATTGGTTCATTGTCCTCCTTATGTGCGCGAGTGGATTCTTCGCGAGCGAGCCGAAGGGGCACAGCCGCAAGTTTCGGATAACATCTGATTCGTTCGTGTCGTCCGGGCAATTGAACAAGGCAACGTCGTCCGCTGGTATGGAATCAACGCCGATATCGATTACCGGAAACGCCGAGCAGAAACTGCAGGAAGATGAGCGGAATCTGCGCGATCACCGATGTTTATTCGCCAACCATCCTTGCCCTGGCGCGCTGCGAAAAACTTGGGATTCCCCGACAAACGGTTGAATCGACGATCAGACGTCTGTGAATCAACAAGTACGGTCTGAAACCTCAATCCTTCCAATGGGACGGCTCTCGTTTCCGACGAGCGGCTCCTGCCATCACATTCTCTTTCCGTCTGCCCAGACCAAGCGCCCTCGAAAGGTTAGTCCATCCGTTGCTGATTCAGTTTTTGATTTCAGCACTTCTGCTGAGCGCTCGTCATTTTGCTGAGGATGCAGCATGAATCTGATGATGACGCTGTCTCTTCTCAGCACCTTAGCAAATGGCAGGATACCTGCTTTATCTAATTGCGAAAGCGCAGAAGACAGATAGCAAACGACAAGGAGAGATTCAAATGGCAATTACATCAGACAGTGTTCGGGAGATCTTCAAGGGACTTGAGAACGGCGACGGCGCTGCGTTCTTCGAACGGGTAGCCGACGACGTCGCCTGGACAGTGATGGGCACCCACCCCCTCGCCGGTCACTACTGTAGCAAGAAGGCTTTCACGGAGGGCACCTTCTCCAAGTTGAGCCAGGTTCTCCCACACGGCGCGCAGCTCCATGTGGAGGATTTGATCGTAAAGGACGACGAGGCGGTAGTTGAACTTCATTCTCTAGCGACAGCAAAGAACGGCATGCGCTTCGACAATCGCTACTGCTGGGTAGTTTATTTCCGAGAGGGATTGATCGTGCGAGTTCGTGCCTACCTCGACTCGGCAATGGTCGCCCGGTTGTTCGAGGAGAATCCGATTGCCTGATCGGCTGCGATGATCTCCCATTTCTGCCGCCTCCAATATGAACCAGACGGAATGACGGTCGACCGTTATTGATCGGCGTTGAGATCAGTTGAGAACGCTTGAAGGAGCCGTGATGACGCTTCCGAAGTTGCAACAATCGATTCTTTCGCTGAAGAGTTGGCTGTTCACACCAGCGACCAAATCTGACAGATTTGCCCGTGCAGCCGAGGTACACGCCGACGCCCTGATCGTTGATCTTGAAGACGCAGTGGCGCCTTCCGCAAAGAAAGAAGCGCGCGAGGCAGCACTTCGCTACCTTGCAGTGACTCACGCAGACCATCTCCCTTGTGCGCTGAGAATTAATTCCCCGGACACGATGTTCGGGTTCGATGACCTAGAGGCTCTATTAAGCTCTCCGGCCGATCCTGATTATCTGATCTTACCGAAATGCGGATCGTCCGCTCTCATTGGCTTGGTAGGAAATCTGCTGCGAGAGACGGGCAAGACGGCGCAGATTATCGCGCTTATCGAGAGCGCCAAGGGTGTGGGGGCTCTTGATGAGATAGTCCGAGGAGACGCCAAGCCAGCTGCCTTGCTCTTCGGCGCGGCGGACATGGCCGCGGATCTTGGGGCGGAAACTGCGTGGGAGCCCCTGCTTTGGGTACGGTCGCGCGTCGTTCAATCTGCTGCATCAACCGGGATAGCGCTCTTGGATTCGCCCTATTTCAATATTGGGGACACAGAAGGCCTCAAGCAGGAGACGAAAGCCTCGGAGAGTCTGGGATTTCACGGCAAATGTGCAATCCACCCGGCACAAATTGCAATCATCAATGAGGTCTTAACCCCGAACGAACAACAAGTAGCCAAGGCACGCCAGATTCTTGTCGTGAACCAGAAGGGTGTAGGTTCTGTGGATCACCAGATGGTGGATGAAGCCGTTGCACGCAAGGCGAGACTCGTCCTTGAACGAGCTGGAATCGCTGTTGAGAAATAAGTCTTGCCATCTGGAGCGGAAATTAGTGAAAGAAACGCAACGAGAAGGAGAGGACATGGAGAAGACACTATCGGCATACCGGGAGCTAGGCCCGAAGCACTATCGCGAGACATCTGGCCTTTACTACGAGGATTTCGAAGTTGGGGACGTATTCGAGCACCGTCCGGGAAGGACGATCACAGATGTAGACAACATCTGGATGACGTTGCTGACCCTGAATGTGCAACCTGTCCATTTCGATGCCGCCTACGCCTCGCAGACAGAGTGGAAGAAGATGCTGGTGGACAGCACGTTCACCCTCGCACTCGTCACTGGCATGAGCGTCCGAACCATCAGCGCCAAGGTCGTTGCCAATCTGGGATGGGACAAGGTCAAGGCGACGCACCCGGTTTTCGCAGGTGACACGCTCTACGCGGAATCGACGGTTTTATTCAAGCGCGAATCAAAGAGTCGCCCCACGCAAGGGATCGTGACGGTTTCCACACGCGGGCTGAATCAGGATGGCAAGGAAGTGATGAGTTTCGAGCGCACGATGCTGATTTACAAGCGGGGTCACCAACCGGACTCCGCGAAATACTAGATCTTACACAAGCCCGAACTACGCACGAATCGTCAACGCGGATCGGATCCGGGGGGAAAAATCATGATGGAACCCAAATCGTTTTATCGATCGAAGCTCACCACGCCCGCAGACGCGGTAGGGCGGATTGCCTCGGGAGCCACCCTGTCGATGGGCATGGCCATGACCGAGCCGCCGGCGTTACTCAACGCACTGGCGGACCGTGCCGCCGCGGGCGAAGTCGATGATCTGAAGATCTACTACTTTGAGTCCACGCGTATCGCGGGCGAGTCGATTCTGCGCTATGAGCTTACAGGCCGCATTCATCCCTATTGCATGTTCGTCACGGGAGTCGAGCGTGCCCTGATCAAAAAAGGGATACAGGACGGGGGGCGCAAGGTGCTCACCTACGTTCCAAGCAACTTCCATCAATCCACCCGGCTCCTGACGGAACATATCTGCATCGACACCTTTCTCGTGACCGTGTCGCCCATGGATCGCCATGGGTACTTTACCTTTGGCACGGGGAATGACTACTCCAGCAAGGTAGCTCGCGCGGCCAAGCACCTGATCGTGGAGGTGAACGATCAGATGCCGCGGGTCTATGGTTCGCTGGCGCAACTACATATCTCAGAAGTCGATGTCATCGTCGAGAACAACGCACCGTTATTGGAGTTACCAGTTCCTGAGTCTGCACCGGAGGACGCCACGATTGGCGGGATCATCGCCGAGATGGTGCCGGATGGTGCATGCCTGCAGATGGGCGTCGGTGCGCTACCAAACCTGGTCTGCACGCAACTCAGTGGCCGGAAGGATCTCGGCATTCACACGGAGGCGCTCTGTCCCGGGATGATCGACCTTATCGATGCGGGCGTGGTGACCAACCGGCGCAAGCGGCTCAATTCCGGAAAGACCGTCTTCACCTTCGCCATAGGGCAAAAGGCTATGTACGACTTCCTTGACGACAACCCGTCCGTCGAGAGCCACCCGGTCGATTATGTCAACGACCCGCACATCATCGCCCAAAACGATAACGTCGTCTCGGTCAATGCCGCCTTGCAAGTCGACTTGACCGGAGCTGTCAACGCTGAACACATGCTCGGTCACCAGTACAGCGCAACGGGAGGCCAACTCGACTTTGTGCGTGGCGCTTACGCCTCCTTCGGAGGCAAGTCGATCATTGCCTGCCATTCGACTGCGGCGAAAGGCAAGGTGTCGCGAATCGTGGCTCGGCTGGACGGCCCGGTGACCACTCCGCGCACCGACACGCAGTTTGTCGTCACAGAATTCGGTTGGACGGACCTAAAAGGTAAGTCATCGACGGAGCGGGCCAAAGCATTGATCGCCCTGGCCCACCCCGAGTTCCAAGGTGAGCTCACGGCGGCGGCCAAGGGAATGCACCTGGTTTGAGAAGTTCAGGACAACAGGGCCAACAACCATGCTAGATACCATTTTGAGCGCACTCCTTCCGATGGTCGTCACCTTTTTACTCGGTTTCGTGTCGGCCTGGCGACACGATTTTGGGTCAAAGGATGCCTCGACCCTGAATCGGATGGTGCTTCAATACGCAGTACCGCTGGCGCTTTTTGCCGGAACCGTTATGACGTCGCGCAAGGCACTCAGTCAGGACGTGCCGCTAGTTATTACCCTGTGCGTCAGCATTATTGGCTTCTACTGTGTGGTGTTTCTGTTTTCCCGACTAGTTCTTCATATGCAAGTGAGTAGTAGCGCGCTGGCCGCGCTGACGGCTTCCGCACCAGCAGTGCCTTTCGTTGGCCCAGCCGTGCTCGGCGATCTATTCGGAGGGCTCAGCGCCATTCCGATCGCGATAGCCAGCCTGGTCATCAATCTCACGGTCGTGCCAATCACGATTCTGCTTCTCGCATTGGATTCGACAGGGAGAGATTCAGAGAACAAAAGTTCTGTTCTGCAGGCAGGAAGGGATTCAGCATCGGCTCCTAAATCATACGTCTCGGTGTTCACTGGCAAACTCGTGGAAACCGTCAAAGAACCGATCGTTTGGGCACCGGTCCTCGCTTTCGTTATTGTGTTGAGCGGCCTCCGCATTCCTCAACTCATCGTCCACTCGCTTGCCCTGCTCGGCCACGCATCCGGAGGCGTCGCGCTCTTTGCCTGCGGGATCGTACTTGCATCCGGAAAGATCAAAGTCAACCGATATGTCTTGTTCTTCGTATTCCTGAAAAACATCATTCAGCCCGCCCTGGTTCTGGGTGGTTTGCGATGGATGGGCTATGGCAATCCTGTAGTCAGTGAGGCTGTACTGACGACGGCCATTCCAGCCATGCCTATTGTGCTCATGCTTGCTTTGCAGTACCGCGTCGCACAGGAGGAGGCAGCATCCTCCGTATTCCTCAGCGTAATGGGCTCGATCGTCACGATGGGAGTTTTCATCGCCCTGACGCACTAAACAAAATGGACTTACTTCTAGAAACGGAGAACTCAAATCATGACTCAAGTTGAAGCTCTCGCAAAGTATGCCGCCCGCGCCTCCTTCGCCGACCTTTCGGCCGAATCACGCAGGCAGTTACCAATCCACATTCTAGACTCGCTAGCTTGCTGCATCGCCGCACTGGGCGCCGCCCCGATCAAGGCTTGTCACGAGCAGGTCGCGGAGTTCGGCGGCTCCAGCCCCTGCACGTTGATCGGCGGCGGGCAGGCGAACCCCATCTACGCAGCGTTCTGGCACACCGCACTCGTACGCTACGTCGATTTTATGGACAACTTCCTGGCTCAAACCGAAACCTGCCATACCGCGGACAATTTCGGCGTGGCGCTCACCATCGCCGACTACGTTGGCGGCAGTGGACGCGATTTGATGCTCGCAGTGGCATTAGGCTACACGGTGCAGTCACGTTTTGTTGATCGCGCCAACTTCATGAGCAGCGGCTTCGACCACACCGCGCAACTGGCCTTCTCGCACAACGCCGCCGCTGGCCGGCTACTCGGTCTGAGCGAGCAGCAGATTGGACATGCCATCGCGATGGCCGCGGTCAGCGACGCTTCTTTCGCTGTTGTTCGTGCAAAGCCGCTGTCGCAGTGGAAGGGCCTTGCATCGTCCCAGTCGGCGCTCGGCGCCATGAACACGCTGTTCCTGGCCCGTCGAGGGGTGCAAGGGCCGCTGCAAGTCATTGAGGGCCCCTTGGGCATTGATCACCTCCTGAGGATGAAGATCAACGTCGATTGGGACAAACAGGGGTACGAGGGCGTCGTGGAGAGCACCATCAAGAAGTACAACGCGATGATCCACACCCAGTCCGCGGTCCATTGCATGGTCGAACTTGCGAAGCAGAACAAAATCGATCCCGACACGATTGTCTCGATTGAGGCAGAGGTGTTCCAACTCGCCTTTGACTTCGCCGGTGGAGGCCTCTACGGCGTGGACAAAGTCATCCGCATTAAGGAACAGGCGGATCACAGCCTGCCGTACCTGCTTGCGGTGGCCCTGCTTGACGGCGACGTGATGCCGGCGCAATTCAAACCAGACCGAATCATCAAACCCGACGTGCAGGGGCTACTGAAGAAGGTTTCGGTCCGGCCAAACCACGAATACACGGAGCAATACCCCAAGAAAATGCCGGCCAAGATCACCGTCCGGCTGCAGGACGGGAGAGTGATTGAGCACGATGTCCAAGACTACCCAGGCCTCGCTTCCCATCCGTTCACATGGGAAGACGCGGTCCACAAGTTCGACGCGCTCGTGACCGGTCGCGTCGACGAGAGGCTATGTCGCGAGATCAAAGATGCCGTGTATTCGGTAGAAAATATCCAGGTCCGGGATCTGATGAAACTGCTCGGCGCCGTCAAGGCAGGCCACGCGACACTAGCGTCATCGAACGCAGCCTGAGAAACCGCAGAAGACAGATCGAAGATACGTTTGCAGTAACCGGTTAAATTGGGCGCGAAATCATTAGCAGGCATGGATGGGGAACACAAGGAGTAGAGCCATGGCAAAGGTAGCAGAAGTACTTGTTCAGACGTTGATAGAAGCCGGTGTCAAGCGGGTGTACGGAGTTGCCGGCGATTCACTAAACGGCATGATGGAAACGATCCGCAAGAGCGACAAGATTGAGTGGTTACACGTACGCCATGAGGAGGTGGCCGCCTTTGCGGCAGGAGCCGAGGCACATCTCACGAACGAGATCGCTGTCTGTGCCGGCAGTTGCGGTCCAGGAAACCTCCACCTCATTAACGGGCTCTTTGATTGCCATCGCAACCGTGTCCCTGTCCTTGCAATCGCAGCACAGATTCCGAGCCACGAGATCGGCAGTGGGTACTTTCAGGAGACCCATCCGGAACACCTGTTCAAGGACTGCAGTTACTACTGCGAACTGGTGTCACAGCCGGAGCAGATGCCGCGCGTCCTGGCCATCGCCATGCGAACAGCCATTACCAAACGCGGTGTAGCTGTTGTGGTGATCCCCGGAGATATTGCATCGCGTGAATGTCCTGCACCGGCCATCTCCTTGGGAATTCTGGGATCTGCATCGACAGTCCGTCCCTCGGACGGCGAGTTACAGAAGGCAGCGAAAATTCTAAATAGTGCAAGCAAAGTTACTATCCTCGGCGGAGCTGGATGCGAAGGAGCGCATGATGAACTGGTCGCTGTTGCTCAGCGGCTGAAGGCGCCCATCGTGCATGCGATGCGCGGAAAAGAGTTCATCGAGTATGACAACCCATTCGATGTAGGAATGACGGGACTCCTCGGATTTTCCTCCGGCTACCACGCCATGATGAACTGCGATGTGCTGCTCATGCTCGGCACCGACTTCCCCTATCAGCAGTTTTATCCAACGAATGCAGAAATTATTCAGGTTGACATTAGGGGCGAGCAGATCGGGCGACGCACACCTGTCAGACTTGGGTTGATCGGCAAGGTAAAGGACACCCTGGAAGCACTCACTCCTCTGCTCGAAGAGAATACCGATGCGTCCTATCTGGACAAATGTATCAGCCATTATCGCCAGGCACGCCGGGGACTGGACGATCTCGCGATAGGAGAGCCTGGACGAACTCCGATTCATCCGCAGTACGTCGCTAAGATCGTTGACGAAATTGCCAGCGAGGACGCAGTCTTCACCTGCGATGTGGGCACGCCGACGATCTGGGCCGCTCGTTATCTGCGAATGAACGGCAAGCGAAGGCTTCTCGGTTCTTTGATTCACGGCTCGATGGCAAATGGCCTGCCGCAGGCGATCGGCGTACAGACGGCGTATCCCCGGCGGCAAGTAATCAGCCTTTCAGGCGATGGCGGGTTGGCGATGCTGCTCGGAGACATATTGACCCTCAAGCAATTGAATCTTCCAGTGAAGCTGGTGGTATTCAACAACAGCACACTGGGTTTCGTAGAGCTTGAAATGAAGGCCGCCGGCCTTATTGACTATGGCACAATCCTAGTGAATCCCAATTTCGCGAAGCTGGCCGAGTCGGCAGACATACTTGGCGTCCGAGTGGAAAGTCCGGAGGATTTGAGACCGGCTCTCGAACGCGCCTTTGCACATAACGGACCGGCTCTGGTCGAAGTGATCGTGAACCGGCAGGAACTCTCGATGCCTCCCACGATCAGTGCGGAGCAGGCATTGGGTTTTGGCCTTTATATGATCCGCGCCGTCATGAACGGTCGAGGAGACGAGGTCATCGACCTCGCCAGAACGAATGTCTTTCGTTGAGCGAGGAAGATAGGAATTTTTCCAAAAAGATGCCTGCGAGCACAGAAAGTCTGGGAGATGAAAACACAAGGATTACTCCCATGGAAAGGTAGCAGAGTATGGAGGATCGCGTGTGCCTGCACTCTACTCCCGTTCGTTGCGTATGCGCAGCGTGCTCCCGGTTCCTGACCGTCCGTGGGAGAGCGGCCGCCTGATCCGGCGCTGGCCGCCCTTGTCGTGCCTATTCCTCAAGCAGGAGCCAACGACCCACCTATTGTAAGAATCGCTGTTTCTCTGGCTACTCTGAGCGCCTACCTGCGTGAGGATGTTTTGCTCGATCTTATTTTCTAACGGCTCTTCAGCGGAATCGTCCGTGGTATAGGCA
Coding sequences within:
- a CDS encoding AEC family transporter, giving the protein MLDTILSALLPMVVTFLLGFVSAWRHDFGSKDASTLNRMVLQYAVPLALFAGTVMTSRKALSQDVPLVITLCVSIIGFYCVVFLFSRLVLHMQVSSSALAALTASAPAVPFVGPAVLGDLFGGLSAIPIAIASLVINLTVVPITILLLALDSTGRDSENKSSVLQAGRDSASAPKSYVSVFTGKLVETVKEPIVWAPVLAFVIVLSGLRIPQLIVHSLALLGHASGGVALFACGIVLASGKIKVNRYVLFFVFLKNIIQPALVLGGLRWMGYGNPVVSEAVLTTAIPAMPIVLMLALQYRVAQEEAASSVFLSVMGSIVTMGVFIALTH
- a CDS encoding nuclear transport factor 2 family protein, which translates into the protein MAITSDSVREIFKGLENGDGAAFFERVADDVAWTVMGTHPLAGHYCSKKAFTEGTFSKLSQVLPHGAQLHVEDLIVKDDEAVVELHSLATAKNGMRFDNRYCWVVYFREGLIVRVRAYLDSAMVARLFEENPIA
- a CDS encoding MmgE/PrpD family protein, producing MTQVEALAKYAARASFADLSAESRRQLPIHILDSLACCIAALGAAPIKACHEQVAEFGGSSPCTLIGGGQANPIYAAFWHTALVRYVDFMDNFLAQTETCHTADNFGVALTIADYVGGSGRDLMLAVALGYTVQSRFVDRANFMSSGFDHTAQLAFSHNAAAGRLLGLSEQQIGHAIAMAAVSDASFAVVRAKPLSQWKGLASSQSALGAMNTLFLARRGVQGPLQVIEGPLGIDHLLRMKINVDWDKQGYEGVVESTIKKYNAMIHTQSAVHCMVELAKQNKIDPDTIVSIEAEVFQLAFDFAGGGLYGVDKVIRIKEQADHSLPYLLAVALLDGDVMPAQFKPDRIIKPDVQGLLKKVSVRPNHEYTEQYPKKMPAKITVRLQDGRVIEHDVQDYPGLASHPFTWEDAVHKFDALVTGRVDERLCREIKDAVYSVENIQVRDLMKLLGAVKAGHATLASSNAA
- the ripB gene encoding (R)-specific enoyl-CoA hydratase RipB/Ich (Second step in itaconate degradation.), with product MEKTLSAYRELGPKHYRETSGLYYEDFEVGDVFEHRPGRTITDVDNIWMTLLTLNVQPVHFDAAYASQTEWKKMLVDSTFTLALVTGMSVRTISAKVVANLGWDKVKATHPVFAGDTLYAESTVLFKRESKSRPTQGIVTVSTRGLNQDGKEVMSFERTMLIYKRGHQPDSAKY
- the poxB gene encoding ubiquinone-dependent pyruvate dehydrogenase, yielding MAKVAEVLVQTLIEAGVKRVYGVAGDSLNGMMETIRKSDKIEWLHVRHEEVAAFAAGAEAHLTNEIAVCAGSCGPGNLHLINGLFDCHRNRVPVLAIAAQIPSHEIGSGYFQETHPEHLFKDCSYYCELVSQPEQMPRVLAIAMRTAITKRGVAVVVIPGDIASRECPAPAISLGILGSASTVRPSDGELQKAAKILNSASKVTILGGAGCEGAHDELVAVAQRLKAPIVHAMRGKEFIEYDNPFDVGMTGLLGFSSGYHAMMNCDVLLMLGTDFPYQQFYPTNAEIIQVDIRGEQIGRRTPVRLGLIGKVKDTLEALTPLLEENTDASYLDKCISHYRQARRGLDDLAIGEPGRTPIHPQYVAKIVDEIASEDAVFTCDVGTPTIWAARYLRMNGKRRLLGSLIHGSMANGLPQAIGVQTAYPRRQVISLSGDGGLAMLLGDILTLKQLNLPVKLVVFNNSTLGFVELEMKAAGLIDYGTILVNPNFAKLAESADILGVRVESPEDLRPALERAFAHNGPALVEVIVNRQELSMPPTISAEQALGFGLYMIRAVMNGRGDEVIDLARTNVFR
- a CDS encoding acetyl-CoA hydrolase/transferase family protein yields the protein MMEPKSFYRSKLTTPADAVGRIASGATLSMGMAMTEPPALLNALADRAAAGEVDDLKIYYFESTRIAGESILRYELTGRIHPYCMFVTGVERALIKKGIQDGGRKVLTYVPSNFHQSTRLLTEHICIDTFLVTVSPMDRHGYFTFGTGNDYSSKVARAAKHLIVEVNDQMPRVYGSLAQLHISEVDVIVENNAPLLELPVPESAPEDATIGGIIAEMVPDGACLQMGVGALPNLVCTQLSGRKDLGIHTEALCPGMIDLIDAGVVTNRRKRLNSGKTVFTFAIGQKAMYDFLDDNPSVESHPVDYVNDPHIIAQNDNVVSVNAALQVDLTGAVNAEHMLGHQYSATGGQLDFVRGAYASFGGKSIIACHSTAAKGKVSRIVARLDGPVTTPRTDTQFVVTEFGWTDLKGKSSTERAKALIALAHPEFQGELTAAAKGMHLV
- the ripC gene encoding itaconate degradation C-C-lyase RipC (Third step in itaconate degradation.), which produces MTLPKLQQSILSLKSWLFTPATKSDRFARAAEVHADALIVDLEDAVAPSAKKEAREAALRYLAVTHADHLPCALRINSPDTMFGFDDLEALLSSPADPDYLILPKCGSSALIGLVGNLLRETGKTAQIIALIESAKGVGALDEIVRGDAKPAALLFGAADMAADLGAETAWEPLLWVRSRVVQSAASTGIALLDSPYFNIGDTEGLKQETKASESLGFHGKCAIHPAQIAIINEVLTPNEQQVAKARQILVVNQKGVGSVDHQMVDEAVARKARLVLERAGIAVEK